In Fragaria vesca subsp. vesca unplaced genomic scaffold, FraVesHawaii_1.0 scf0513160_u, whole genome shotgun sequence, a single window of DNA contains:
- the LOC101303958 gene encoding copper methylamine oxidase-like, giving the protein MLRAQSSHPLEPLSAAEISVAVATVRAAGATPEVRDSMRFVEVALVEPDKRVVALADAYFFPPFQPSLLPRTKGGPMIPSKLPPRQARLVVYNKKSNETSVWVVELSEVHAATRGGHHRGKVISSNVVPDVQPPMDAMEYAECEAVVKDYPPFRDAMKKRGIEDLDLVMVDPWCTGYHSEADAPSRRLAKPLIFCRTESDCPMENGYARPVEGIHVLVDMQNMVVLEFEDRKLVPLPPADPLRNYTPGETRGGVDRSDVKPLKIVQPEGPSFRVNGHFVEWQKWNFRIGFTSKEGLVIYSVAYTDGSRGRRPVAHRLSFVEMVVPYGDPNDPHYRKNAFDAGEDGLGKNAHSLKKGCDCLGYIKYFDAHFTNFTGGVETIENCVCLHEEDHGILWKHQDWRTGLAEVRRSRRLTVSFICTVANYEYGFYWHFYQDGKIEAEVRLTGILSLGALQPGETRKYGTTIAPGLYAPVHQHFFVARMDMAVDSKPGETYNQVVEVNVKVEEPGKNNVHNNAFYAEEKLLKSELQAMRDCNPLSARHWIVRHTRNVNRTGQLTGYKLVPGSNCLPLAGSEAKFLRRAAFLKHNLWVTSYARDEMYPGGEFPNQNPRVGEGLATWVQQDRSLEEADIVLWYVFGVTHIPRLEDWPVMPVEHIGFTLMPHGFFNCSTAVDVPPNTCENDLKENEMSTKPIQTALVAKL; this is encoded by the exons ATGTTGAGGGCTCAATCCAGCCATCCCTTGGAGCCTTTATCTGCGGCTGAAATCTCGGTGGCCGTGGCAACTGTCAGGGCAGCTGGAGCAACCCCTGAG GTGAGGGATAGCATGCGCTTTGTTGAAGTAGCTTTGGTAGAACCAGATAAGCGCGTTGTGGCATTGGCCGATGCGTATTTCTTCCCGCCTTTCCAGCCATCATTGCTTCCCAGAACAAAAGGAGGACCTATGATTCCTAGTAAACTTCCTCCGAGGCAAGCGAGGCTTGTAGTTTATAACAAAAAGTCAAATGAGACTAGTGTTTGGGTTGTTGAGCTATCAGAAGTTCATGCTGCGACTCGAGGTGGTCATCATAGGGGTAAAGTCATCTCCTCCAACGTTGTTCCAGATGTTCAGCCTCCCATG GATGCTATGGAATATGCTGAATGCGAAGCTGTTGTAAAGGACTATCCTCCGTTTCGGGATGCCATGAAGAAGAGGGGTATTGAAGATTTGGACCTCGTCATGGTGGATCCATG GTGTACAGGATATCACAGTGAGGCTGATGCTCCTAGCCGCAGGCTAGCTAAGCCTCTTATCTTCTGTCGAACTGAGAGTGATTGCCCTATGGAAAATGGTTATGCTCGTCCAGTGGAAGGAATTCATGTACTTGTTGATATGCAAAACATGGTGGTTCTTGAGTTTGAAGACCGTAAACTTGTTCCCTTGCCTCCTGCTGATCCTTTGAGAAATTATACTCCTGGTGAAACACGAGGAGGTGTTGATCGAAGTGATGTGAAACCCCTAAAGATCGTTCAGCCTGAAGGGCCAAGTTTTCGTGTTAATGGGCACTTTGTTGAATGGCAGAAG TGGAATTTCCGCATTGGGTTTACTTCGAAGGAAGGTTTGGTTATCTATTCTGTTGCTTATACTGATGGCAGTCGAGGCCGGAGGCCTGTGGCCCACAGGTTAAGTTTTGTTGAGATGGTGGTTCCTTATGGAGATCCAAATGATCCCCACTACAGGAAGAATGCATTTGATGCCGGGGAAGATGGGCTAGGTAAAAATGCACATTCTCTTAAAAAG GGTTGTGATTGTTTAGGTTATATCAAGTACTTTGATGCACACTTTACAAATTTCACTGGGGGTGTTGAAACAATTGAGAATTGTGTTTGCTTGCATGAGGAGGATCATGGAATTTTATGGAAGCATCAGGATTGGAGAACAGGTTTAGCAGAAGTTCGACGATCTAGAAGGCTGACAGTGTCTTTTATTTGTACTGTAGCTAACTACGAGTATGGATTTTACTGGCATTTTTATCAG GATGGGAAAATTGAAGCTGAAGTGAGACTTACAGGAATTCTAAGCTTAGGTGCGCTTCAACCAGGAGAAACCCGAAAGTATGGTACAACTATTGCACCTGGACTATATGCTCCTGTACATCAACACTTTTTTGTTGCTCGTATGGACATGGCAGTTGATAGTAAGCCTGGTGAAACTTATAATCAG GTGGTTGAAGTAAATGTTAAAGTTGAAGAACCAGGAAAGAACAATGTCCATAACAATGCATTCTATGCTGAGGAAAAACTTCTGAAATCAGAACTGCAAGCGATGCGTGATTGTAATCCTTTATCTGCTCGCCATTGGATT GTCAGGCACACAAGAAATGTCAACCGGACAGGACAGCTAACAGGTTACAAGCTAGTACCTGGTTCAAATTGTTTACCATTAGCTGGTTCTGAGGCAAAGTTTCTGAGAAGAGCTGCCTTTTTGAAGCATAATCTTTGGGTCACCTCATATGCACGTGATGAAATGTACCCTGGTGGAGAATTTCCTAATCAAAATCCACGTGTAGGGGAGGGATTAGCCACTTGGGTTCAGCAAGATCGATCTCTGGAAGAAGCTGACATTGTTCTTTG GTATGTATTTGGAGTGACCCATATTCCTCGACTGGAAGACTGGCCGGTCATGCCTGTGGAACATATCGGTTTTACACTCATG CCACATGGTTTCTTCAACTGCTCGACGGCAGTGGACGTCCCTCCAAACACATGTGAGAACGACCTGAAGGAAAATGAGATGTCTACAAAACCTATTCAGACTGCTCTTGTCGCTAAGCTCTGA